The Virgibacillus phasianinus genome includes a window with the following:
- the grpE gene encoding nucleotide exchange factor GrpE, protein MEEQNKNDTATKETENIEPEDMEINDPEEQPGSDESNMETLKEEVDQIKQEKEEMYQKMLRIQAEFDNFKKRTLRERETANKYKAQDMVNELLPVIDNFERALQANVSEVQDGFVEGISMVYRMLKDALKAQNVVEIETVGKEFDPNLHHAVMQTEDDDKESNIVVEEMQKGYMLNDRVIRPAMVKVNK, encoded by the coding sequence TTGGAAGAACAAAATAAAAATGATACTGCTACGAAGGAAACTGAAAATATTGAACCGGAGGATATGGAAATTAACGATCCGGAAGAACAACCAGGTTCAGATGAAAGCAATATGGAAACACTAAAAGAAGAAGTGGATCAGATTAAGCAGGAAAAAGAAGAAATGTACCAGAAAATGCTTCGGATTCAAGCTGAATTTGATAATTTTAAAAAACGTACACTTCGTGAAAGAGAAACGGCAAATAAATATAAAGCACAGGATATGGTAAATGAACTTCTTCCCGTGATTGATAATTTTGAACGTGCTCTTCAAGCGAATGTATCTGAAGTCCAGGATGGTTTTGTAGAAGGGATTTCAATGGTATATCGAATGCTTAAAGATGCATTGAAGGCACAAAATGTGGTGGAAATAGAAACAGTGGGAAAAGAATTTGACCCTAATCTGCATCACGCCGTCATGCAAACTGAAGACGATGATAAAGAATCGAATATCGTAGTTGAAGAAATGCAAAAAGGGTATATGCTTAATGATCGTGTAATTCGGCCAGCTATGGTCAAAGTAAATAAATAA
- the dnaK gene encoding molecular chaperone DnaK, translating into MGKIIGIDLGTTNSCVSVMEGGEAVVIPNPEGNRTTPSVVAFKNGERQVGEVAKRQAITNPNTIQSIKRHMGTDYSVKIDDKEYTPQEVSAIILQYIKSYAEDYLGEKVENAVITVPAYFNDAERQATKDAGKIAGLEVERIINEPTAAALAYGIDKDDQDQTILVYDLGGGTFDVSILDIGDGTFEVVSTAGDNRLGGDDFDEVIIKHMVAEFKKENGIDLSKDKMATQRLKDAAEKAKKDLSGVAQTQISLPFITAGDAGPLHLEMNLTRAKFEELSSDLVERTMVPTRKALKDASLSSSEIHKVILVGGSTRIPAVQEAIKRETGKEPSKGVNPDEVVALGAAIQGGVLQGDVKDVVLLDVTPLSLGIETMGSVFTKLIERNTTIPTSHSQVFSTAADNQTATDIHVLQGEREMAADNKTLGRFQLTDIPPAPRGVPQIEVSFDIDANGIVNVRAKDMGTNKEQSITIKSSSGLSDEEVEKMVQEAEENAESDKQRREEVELRNEADQLIFTTDKTIKDLGEKVSDEEKEKAETAKEELKTAIEADNLEDIKAKKEALQEQVQQLSVKLYEQMQQDAQANEGQEGNAGSQDSDVEDADYKEVNDDDKDKN; encoded by the coding sequence ATGGGAAAAATAATCGGTATTGACTTAGGAACTACAAACTCATGTGTATCAGTGATGGAAGGTGGAGAAGCTGTCGTAATCCCTAACCCGGAAGGAAACCGTACTACACCATCTGTTGTAGCATTTAAAAATGGTGAACGTCAGGTAGGGGAAGTTGCTAAAAGACAGGCAATCACAAATCCAAACACTATCCAATCCATTAAGCGCCATATGGGAACTGATTATAGTGTTAAAATTGACGATAAAGAATATACACCACAAGAGGTATCTGCAATTATCTTACAGTATATTAAATCATATGCAGAAGATTACTTAGGTGAAAAGGTTGAAAATGCGGTAATAACTGTCCCAGCATATTTCAATGATGCAGAGCGCCAAGCAACAAAAGATGCTGGTAAAATTGCTGGACTTGAAGTAGAACGGATCATCAATGAACCAACTGCTGCAGCGTTGGCATATGGTATTGATAAAGATGATCAAGATCAAACCATTTTAGTTTATGACCTTGGTGGCGGTACATTTGACGTATCTATTTTGGATATTGGCGATGGCACATTTGAAGTAGTTTCTACTGCAGGGGATAATCGCCTTGGTGGTGACGACTTTGACGAAGTGATCATCAAGCATATGGTAGCGGAATTTAAGAAAGAAAACGGAATTGATCTTTCAAAAGATAAAATGGCTACCCAACGCTTAAAAGATGCTGCTGAAAAAGCTAAGAAAGATCTTTCAGGTGTTGCGCAAACACAAATTTCGTTACCATTTATTACAGCCGGAGATGCGGGTCCATTACACCTTGAAATGAACCTGACTCGTGCTAAATTTGAGGAGCTTTCTTCGGACTTAGTAGAACGTACAATGGTACCAACACGTAAAGCCTTGAAAGACGCTAGTTTATCTTCAAGTGAAATTCACAAAGTGATTCTGGTTGGTGGATCAACTAGAATCCCAGCAGTTCAAGAGGCAATTAAACGTGAAACTGGGAAAGAACCATCAAAAGGTGTTAACCCAGATGAAGTAGTAGCGCTAGGTGCTGCAATTCAAGGTGGCGTATTACAAGGTGATGTAAAAGATGTTGTATTATTAGACGTAACTCCTTTATCATTAGGTATTGAAACAATGGGTAGTGTATTTACCAAATTAATCGAACGAAATACTACTATTCCAACTAGCCATTCACAAGTGTTCTCTACTGCAGCGGATAACCAAACTGCAACAGATATTCATGTATTACAAGGTGAACGGGAAATGGCTGCTGATAATAAGACACTAGGTCGTTTCCAATTAACAGACATTCCACCAGCACCACGTGGAGTACCACAAATCGAAGTATCGTTTGATATTGATGCTAACGGTATTGTAAACGTACGTGCTAAAGATATGGGTACAAACAAAGAGCAATCCATTACAATTAAATCTTCTTCGGGTTTATCTGATGAGGAAGTAGAAAAAATGGTTCAAGAGGCAGAAGAAAATGCGGAAAGTGATAAGCAACGCCGCGAGGAAGTAGAATTGCGCAATGAAGCGGATCAACTTATCTTTACAACAGATAAAACAATCAAAGATTTAGGTGAAAAAGTTTCTGATGAAGAAAAAGAAAAAGCAGAAACAGCTAAAGAAGAATTAAAAACAGCTATTGAAGCGGATAATCTTGAGGATATTAAAGCCAAGAAAGAGGCGCTTCAAGAACAAGTTCAGCAATTGTCAGTTAAACTATATGAGCAAATGCAGCAAGATGCACAAGCAAATGAAGGGCAAGAAGGCAATGCTGGTTCACAAGACAGCGATGTTGAAGATGCTGACTATAAAGAAGTTAATGATGACGATAAAGATAAAAACTAA
- the dnaJ gene encoding molecular chaperone DnaJ — MSKRDYYEVLGVGKDASKEEIKKAYRKLARKYHPDVNKEADSADKFKEAKEAYEVLSNEQKRGQYDQFGHSGPQGQGFSGFGGGAQDFSGFGDIFDMFFGGGGRRRDPNAPQQGADLQYAMTLDFEEAIFGKESDITIPKEETCDTCSGSGAKPGTKVNTCTHCNGSGQLNTEQNTPFGRVVNKRVCHYCNGTGKIIPEKCSTCGGTGKVKKNKKIHISIPAGIDEGQQIRVPGKGEAGVNGGPSGDLYVVIQIRPHEFFEREGDHIYCELPVTFAQAALGDEMEVPTVHGKVMLKIPAGTQTGKTFRLKGKGAPNVRGYGHGDQHIKVKIITPSNLSDRQKELMREFNDIEGNKSIDEQEGSFFQRFKKAFKGE; from the coding sequence GTGAGTAAGCGTGACTATTATGAGGTACTTGGAGTCGGAAAAGACGCATCCAAGGAAGAAATTAAAAAGGCATACCGAAAGTTAGCTAGAAAATATCATCCGGATGTAAACAAAGAGGCAGATTCCGCAGATAAATTTAAGGAAGCGAAAGAAGCTTACGAAGTATTAAGCAATGAGCAAAAACGAGGTCAATATGATCAATTTGGCCATTCGGGGCCACAAGGTCAAGGGTTCTCCGGCTTTGGCGGCGGAGCACAGGACTTTTCTGGGTTTGGTGACATTTTTGATATGTTCTTTGGCGGGGGTGGACGTCGACGTGATCCAAACGCTCCGCAACAAGGTGCAGATTTACAATATGCAATGACGCTCGATTTTGAGGAAGCGATTTTTGGGAAAGAATCAGATATAACCATACCAAAGGAAGAAACATGTGACACTTGTTCCGGGTCAGGTGCGAAACCTGGTACAAAAGTAAATACATGTACGCACTGTAATGGTTCTGGACAGTTGAATACAGAACAGAATACACCTTTTGGACGTGTAGTAAACAAAAGAGTGTGTCATTACTGTAATGGAACCGGTAAGATTATTCCTGAAAAATGTTCTACTTGTGGTGGAACTGGTAAAGTTAAAAAGAACAAAAAAATTCATATTTCAATCCCGGCTGGAATTGACGAAGGTCAGCAGATTAGGGTTCCTGGAAAAGGGGAAGCAGGTGTTAATGGCGGTCCATCCGGTGACTTGTATGTTGTTATTCAAATACGCCCGCATGAATTTTTCGAACGCGAAGGTGACCATATTTATTGTGAACTTCCAGTTACATTTGCTCAAGCGGCATTAGGTGACGAGATGGAAGTACCTACTGTGCATGGCAAAGTAATGTTGAAAATACCTGCAGGAACACAAACAGGTAAAACCTTCCGCTTGAAAGGAAAAGGTGCACCGAATGTTCGTGGATACGGTCATGGCGATCAGCATATCAAAGTTAAGATTATCACACCTTCAAATTTATCCGACCGTCAGAAAGAATTGATGCGGGAATTTAATGACATTGAAGGCAATAAATCAATCGATGAGCAAGAAGGATCATTTTTTCAACGTTTCAAAAAAGCCTTTAAGGGTGAATAA
- the prmA gene encoding 50S ribosomal protein L11 methyltransferase — MRWSEICVHTTNEAIEPISNILHETGASGVVIEDPLDLITEREDNFGEIYELNKDQYPEEGVYIKAYLPINSFLGETVDEIKQSINNLLLYDIDIGSNTVTLSEVKEEEWATAWKKYYKPVKISKKITITPTWEDYVPVSPDEIVLELDPGMAFGTGTHPTTVLSIQGIERYVQENDDIIDVGCGSGVLSIASILLGAKEVFAYDLDDIAVKSTGLNAKLNKVDKRIHVKQNNLLDNVNKQADIIVSNILAEIIIRFIKEAWYNLKDDGLFITSGIIQAKKDLVKDQLLQNGFTIIEVNEMEDWVSIVAKKVGV, encoded by the coding sequence TTGAGATGGTCGGAAATTTGTGTGCATACGACAAATGAAGCAATTGAACCAATTTCAAACATTCTTCATGAAACGGGTGCGAGCGGTGTAGTAATTGAAGATCCTTTGGATTTAATCACTGAGCGGGAAGACAACTTCGGGGAAATATATGAGCTGAATAAAGATCAATACCCGGAAGAAGGGGTTTACATCAAGGCTTATTTGCCAATCAATAGTTTTCTTGGGGAAACAGTGGATGAAATAAAGCAGTCCATTAATAATTTGTTGCTATACGATATTGACATTGGCAGCAATACGGTTACCCTAAGTGAAGTAAAAGAGGAAGAATGGGCTACCGCATGGAAAAAGTATTATAAACCTGTTAAAATATCAAAAAAAATAACAATTACACCCACCTGGGAAGATTATGTTCCGGTATCACCTGATGAAATAGTTTTAGAATTGGACCCGGGAATGGCGTTTGGTACGGGTACTCACCCTACTACTGTCCTAAGCATTCAAGGGATTGAGAGGTATGTGCAGGAAAATGATGACATAATTGATGTTGGGTGTGGCTCTGGTGTTTTAAGCATTGCCTCAATTCTTCTTGGAGCAAAGGAAGTGTTTGCGTACGACCTGGACGACATTGCCGTAAAGAGTACAGGATTGAATGCAAAACTCAACAAAGTAGACAAGCGGATTCATGTAAAACAGAATAATTTATTGGATAATGTTAACAAACAAGCAGATATAATAGTCTCCAATATACTGGCTGAAATTATTATCCGCTTTATTAAAGAGGCCTGGTATAATCTAAAGGATGATGGATTGTTTATCACCTCGGGAATTATTCAGGCAAAAAAAGATTTGGTAAAAGATCAACTCTTGCAAAACGGTTTCACCATTATTGAGGTCAACGAAATGGAAGATTGGGTTTCGATTGTTGCCAAAAAAGTAGGTGTCTAA
- a CDS encoding 16S rRNA (uracil(1498)-N(3))-methyltransferase encodes MQRYFVPEDNWQDDRLTITGDDAHHIIRVMRGEIGDELICNHPSGFAVLGEVMALEQQEVAVFIKSKLEEKVELPVYVTIAHGLPKGDKLEYVLQKGTELGASAFIPFKADRSIVKWDGKKASKKMARFAKIVKEASEQSHRNRIPQVSSIMGIEELIAETMDYDVKIFAYEEEAKTDQFVSFSKIVSKLRMNQQIVVCIGPEGGFSDKEVTLLKKNDFHSVRLGPRILRTETAPLYVLASISYQLEELGC; translated from the coding sequence TTGCAGCGTTATTTTGTCCCGGAGGATAATTGGCAGGATGACAGACTTACCATTACAGGTGATGATGCCCATCATATAATACGAGTGATGCGGGGAGAAATTGGCGACGAGTTGATATGTAACCATCCAAGCGGTTTTGCGGTGCTTGGTGAAGTTATGGCTTTGGAACAGCAAGAAGTGGCGGTTTTCATTAAGTCGAAATTGGAAGAAAAAGTTGAACTTCCAGTTTATGTAACAATTGCTCATGGCCTGCCCAAAGGGGATAAACTGGAGTATGTTTTGCAGAAAGGGACGGAGCTGGGTGCTTCAGCCTTTATTCCCTTTAAAGCAGACCGCTCGATTGTCAAATGGGATGGAAAAAAAGCCTCGAAAAAAATGGCACGCTTTGCTAAAATCGTTAAAGAAGCAAGTGAGCAAAGTCACAGGAATCGTATTCCACAAGTTTCATCTATCATGGGTATAGAGGAACTAATCGCGGAAACAATGGACTATGACGTGAAAATTTTTGCATACGAGGAAGAGGCAAAAACAGATCAATTTGTCTCATTTTCCAAGATTGTATCAAAGTTAAGAATGAATCAACAGATAGTGGTTTGTATAGGACCAGAAGGCGGGTTTTCGGATAAAGAAGTCACACTGTTAAAGAAGAACGACTTTCATTCCGTCCGTCTCGGACCAAGAATACTACGAACGGAAACCGCACCGCTCTATGTATTAGCAAGTATATCGTATCAATTAGAAGAATTGGGGTGCTAG
- the mtaB gene encoding tRNA (N(6)-L-threonylcarbamoyladenosine(37)-C(2))-methylthiotransferase MtaB: MPTVAFHTLGCKVNHYETEGIWNMFKAQDYERVDFDHQADVYVINTCTVTNTGDKKSRQTIRRAVRKNPEAVVCVTGCYAQTSPGEIMEIPGVDVVVGTQNRKKMIGYIEEHLETREPVNGVENIMKNRVFEEMDVPEFTDRTRASLKIQEGCNNFCTFCIIPWSRGLLRSRDPKDVVIQAQRLVDAGYKEIVLTGIHTAGYGEDMQDYNFAKLLQKLETEVVGLKRIRISSIEASQITDEVIDVLDKSEKIVRHLHVPLQSGSDSVLDRMRRKYSSDYYYEKVEKIKQALPGLAITSDVIVGFPGETDAEFMETYNFIKKVGYSELHVFPYSQRTGTAAAKMKDQIDNETKEKRVHQMIDLSNQLAKEYASDYENEVVEVIPEERTQDGENPNMLMGYSDNYLKVRFEGSDDMIGKIVRVKITKAGYPYNDATFVRVMDFDATSKIG; encoded by the coding sequence ATGCCAACAGTAGCCTTTCATACATTGGGTTGTAAAGTAAATCATTATGAAACAGAAGGTATTTGGAACATGTTTAAAGCTCAGGATTATGAGCGCGTTGATTTTGATCATCAGGCGGACGTCTATGTGATTAACACGTGTACCGTTACGAATACCGGAGATAAAAAGAGCAGACAAACGATTCGTCGCGCCGTCAGGAAAAATCCAGAAGCAGTCGTTTGTGTTACGGGTTGTTATGCACAAACATCTCCAGGAGAAATCATGGAAATTCCCGGAGTTGACGTTGTTGTTGGAACTCAAAATCGCAAGAAAATGATTGGATATATTGAAGAGCATTTGGAAACTCGCGAACCGGTTAATGGTGTAGAAAACATTATGAAAAACCGGGTATTTGAAGAAATGGACGTTCCTGAATTCACGGACAGAACCCGTGCTTCATTAAAAATTCAGGAAGGCTGCAATAACTTTTGTACATTTTGTATAATCCCTTGGTCACGTGGATTATTGCGCTCAAGGGATCCAAAAGATGTTGTGATTCAAGCACAACGTCTGGTTGATGCCGGATATAAAGAGATTGTGTTAACAGGGATTCATACAGCTGGTTACGGTGAAGATATGCAGGATTATAACTTTGCTAAATTACTTCAAAAGCTTGAAACGGAGGTAGTTGGTCTAAAACGAATCCGTATATCTTCTATTGAAGCAAGTCAGATTACAGATGAAGTTATCGATGTACTTGATAAGTCCGAGAAAATCGTTCGACATCTGCATGTTCCATTGCAATCAGGTTCTGATTCTGTGCTTGACCGTATGCGCCGTAAATATTCCAGCGACTATTATTATGAAAAGGTTGAGAAAATCAAACAGGCTTTACCGGGATTGGCAATAACATCAGATGTAATCGTTGGCTTCCCTGGTGAAACGGATGCTGAATTTATGGAAACCTATAATTTTATTAAAAAAGTAGGATATTCGGAACTGCATGTTTTTCCATATTCGCAACGAACAGGTACTGCTGCTGCTAAAATGAAGGATCAAATTGACAATGAAACGAAGGAAAAGCGCGTTCATCAGATGATTGATTTATCCAATCAATTGGCAAAAGAATATGCCTCTGATTATGAAAATGAAGTCGTCGAGGTAATCCCGGAAGAACGTACACAGGATGGGGAGAATCCAAACATGCTGATGGGTTACTCAGATAATTACCTTAAAGTAAGATTTGAGGGTTCAGATGATATGATTGGAAAGATTGTACGTGTTAAAATTACAAAAGCAGGTTATCCTTATAATGACGCAACATTCGTGCGTGTAATGGATTTTGATGCCACTTCCAAAATTGGATAA
- the deoC gene encoding deoxyribose-phosphate aldolase — MTRNLAKYIDHTQLKPDTTEEKINSIIQEAKEYEFASVCVNPYWVNHCFNELKDTSVKVCTVIGFPLGATTTDTKVFETKNAIENGATEVDMVINIGALKSRNDSFVEQDIREVVIAAKGRALTKVIIETSLLTKEEKIRACKLVKSAGADFVKTSTGFSGGGATVEDVTLMRKTVGPDMGVKASGGVRNLETTEAIIDAGATRIGASAGIDILAGNQGSTDY; from the coding sequence ATGACAAGGAACCTTGCTAAATACATTGATCATACGCAATTAAAGCCAGATACCACTGAAGAAAAAATAAACAGCATTATTCAAGAAGCGAAGGAATATGAATTTGCTTCTGTATGTGTGAACCCGTATTGGGTTAATCACTGTTTTAATGAATTAAAAGACACTAGCGTAAAAGTTTGTACTGTTATAGGGTTTCCGTTAGGGGCAACAACTACTGATACGAAAGTATTTGAAACAAAGAATGCCATTGAAAACGGGGCAACAGAGGTAGATATGGTAATAAATATTGGAGCATTGAAATCAAGAAATGATTCATTCGTTGAACAGGACATTCGCGAGGTGGTTATAGCCGCAAAAGGGCGTGCATTAACAAAGGTGATCATTGAAACCTCATTATTAACAAAAGAGGAAAAAATTCGTGCATGTAAACTTGTTAAATCTGCCGGTGCTGATTTTGTAAAAACATCAACTGGATTCTCTGGTGGAGGAGCCACAGTAGAGGACGTTACATTAATGCGTAAAACGGTCGGGCCGGATATGGGTGTGAAAGCATCCGGCGGCGTTCGTAATCTTGAAACTACAGAGGCAATTATTGATGCTGGTGCAACACGGATCGGGGCTAGTGCAGGAATTGATATTCTTGCAGGAAATCAAGGCTCCACCGACTATTAA
- the rpsU gene encoding 30S ribosomal protein S21: MSNTTRVRKNESIEDALRRFKRSVSKSGTLQEYRKREHYEKPSVKRKKKSEAARKRKF, translated from the coding sequence ATGTCAAATACAACTCGCGTTCGTAAAAACGAGTCTATAGAGGATGCTCTTCGTCGCTTTAAACGCAGTGTATCAAAAAGTGGTACATTACAAGAATATCGTAAGCGTGAACACTATGAAAAACCTAGTGTTAAACGTAAAAAGAAATCAGAAGCTGCTAGAAAGCGTAAATTCTAA
- a CDS encoding GatB/YqeY domain-containing protein, whose translation MTLLDQLNADMKQAMRDKDKDKLGVIRMVKASLQNELIKQSKDVLSEDDELTVLSRELKQRKDSLQEFKAAGRDDLVSKLDVEINVLQAYMPKQLSEQELEEIVKRTIQEVNATSKKEMGKVMSAVMPKVKGKADGSSINKLVQKHLNN comes from the coding sequence ATGACATTACTAGATCAGTTAAATGCAGATATGAAACAAGCGATGCGAGATAAAGATAAAGATAAGCTTGGTGTCATTCGTATGGTTAAGGCATCTTTGCAAAACGAATTGATTAAGCAAAGTAAAGATGTACTGTCCGAGGATGATGAATTAACTGTATTGTCTAGAGAATTAAAGCAAAGGAAAGATTCCCTTCAAGAATTTAAAGCTGCTGGACGTGATGATCTTGTATCTAAACTTGATGTAGAAATCAATGTTTTACAAGCATATATGCCAAAACAGTTATCCGAACAAGAACTAGAAGAGATTGTTAAGCGGACAATTCAAGAAGTAAATGCAACATCAAAAAAAGAGATGGGTAAAGTTATGAGTGCTGTTATGCCAAAGGTTAAAGGTAAAGCCGATGGTTCAAGTATTAATAAACTTGTACAAAAGCACTTAAATAACTAG
- a CDS encoding NfeD family protein, with product MFIGSLFYGNSLISAESSNEGDLVYIIPIEDTVEQGLKAFLTRATEKAEEEGADQIIFEIDTPGGRVDAAGQIAELIQNLETPNIAFVVNKALSAGSYIALNMDAIYMKPHATMGASGVINQDGTAADKKAQSAWLAAMKSAAESQGKDPKFAAAMADPEIDLPELGAPKGEYLTLGPKSAVKIDYAAGIVKDRAELLNALGLENATIIEMEPTLSEKLARFLTNPIVIPILLTIASLGLIIEIFSPGFGIPGIIGILSLVLFFYGHIVAGLAGMEAIVLLILGIILIIAEFFVPGGIVGILGIGCVVASLFISGQDIGHMSMSIGIAFLISFIAAVILFRTIGMEKGVFRHIILKDKTSTELGYVSTVNRLELIGLEGISITPLRPSGTASFDNEQLDVVSEGRFIQREQPIKIVKVEGSRIVVREI from the coding sequence ATGTTTATAGGATCATTATTTTATGGTAACAGTCTGATATCTGCCGAATCGTCAAATGAAGGGGATTTAGTATACATCATTCCAATTGAGGATACAGTCGAACAAGGGTTAAAAGCATTTCTGACCCGTGCAACGGAAAAAGCCGAAGAAGAGGGCGCTGATCAAATCATTTTCGAGATTGATACCCCCGGAGGGCGTGTCGATGCAGCAGGTCAAATTGCAGAACTCATACAAAATTTAGAAACACCTAATATTGCCTTTGTTGTAAATAAAGCGCTATCAGCCGGATCATATATTGCCTTAAATATGGACGCCATTTATATGAAGCCACACGCCACAATGGGGGCTAGCGGTGTCATTAACCAGGATGGAACCGCGGCGGATAAAAAAGCCCAGTCTGCATGGCTGGCAGCCATGAAAAGTGCAGCGGAATCACAGGGAAAAGATCCAAAGTTCGCGGCAGCAATGGCTGATCCGGAAATTGATTTACCGGAACTAGGAGCTCCAAAAGGTGAATACTTAACTCTAGGTCCCAAATCGGCTGTGAAAATCGATTATGCGGCAGGGATAGTGAAAGATCGCGCCGAACTTTTAAATGCTCTTGGTTTAGAAAATGCCACCATTATTGAAATGGAACCAACATTATCTGAGAAACTGGCCAGGTTTTTAACAAATCCAATAGTTATTCCGATTTTACTAACAATAGCAAGCCTTGGATTAATTATAGAGATTTTTTCACCAGGATTTGGTATACCAGGTATTATAGGAATATTATCATTAGTGTTGTTTTTCTATGGTCATATTGTTGCTGGTCTTGCCGGAATGGAAGCCATCGTTCTATTAATATTAGGTATTATTTTAATAATAGCTGAGTTTTTCGTGCCAGGTGGAATAGTTGGAATACTAGGTATTGGTTGTGTGGTAGCATCTTTATTTATTTCAGGTCAGGATATTGGACATATGTCCATGAGTATTGGAATAGCATTTCTTATATCCTTTATTGCTGCCGTCATTTTATTTCGGACAATCGGAATGGAAAAAGGTGTTTTCCGGCACATTATTTTGAAGGACAAAACATCCACGGAGCTTGGGTATGTATCTACAGTCAATCGCCTAGAGCTAATTGGACTGGAAGGTATCTCTATAACACCGCTAAGACCCTCAGGTACAGCAAGTTTTGATAACGAGCAATTAGATGTGGTTTCTGAAGGGCGTTTTATTCAACGTGAGCAGCCGATTAAAATAGTTAAGGTTGAAGGTTCGCGTATTGTTGTAAGAGAAATTTAA
- the floA gene encoding flotillin-like protein FloA (flotillin-like protein involved in membrane lipid rafts), whose protein sequence is MDLAQFMPLIIIGIILIVLVVLFTFIPVMLWISALAAGVKVGIFTLVGMRLRRVVPSRVINPLIKAYKAGLDLTTNQLESHYLAGGNVDRVVDALIAAHRANIELQFERGAAIDLAGRDVLEAVQMSVNPKVIDTPFIAGIAMDGIEVKAKARITVRANIDRLVGGAGEDTVIARVGEGIVSTIGSSNTHAKVLENPDSISRTVLDRGLDAGTAFEILSIDIEDINIGKNIGAILQTDQAEADKSIAQAKAEERRAMAVAQEQEMLARVQEMRASVVEAEADVPRALAEALRSGNLGVMDYMNYKNIDADTDMRDTIGKLSEDNDDNEK, encoded by the coding sequence ATGGACTTAGCACAATTTATGCCGTTAATTATTATTGGTATTATTTTAATAGTACTCGTTGTATTGTTTACCTTTATTCCAGTTATGCTTTGGATTAGCGCTTTAGCTGCAGGTGTGAAGGTTGGGATTTTTACTTTAGTTGGAATGCGTTTACGACGAGTAGTTCCATCGCGTGTTATTAATCCGCTTATTAAAGCATACAAAGCAGGACTTGATTTAACAACGAATCAACTTGAGAGTCATTATCTTGCTGGAGGTAATGTGGATAGGGTTGTTGATGCACTAATTGCCGCTCATCGGGCAAATATTGAACTGCAATTCGAACGTGGTGCTGCGATTGATCTTGCAGGAAGAGACGTACTGGAAGCAGTTCAAATGAGTGTTAATCCAAAAGTAATTGATACACCTTTCATTGCGGGTATTGCAATGGATGGAATTGAAGTGAAAGCAAAGGCACGTATCACCGTTCGCGCTAATATCGACAGACTGGTTGGTGGTGCTGGTGAGGATACCGTTATTGCACGTGTTGGCGAAGGGATTGTAAGTACAATAGGTAGTTCGAACACACATGCAAAAGTATTGGAAAATCCAGACAGCATCTCGCGTACTGTATTGGACAGAGGGTTAGATGCGGGTACAGCATTTGAAATCCTGTCAATTGATATAGAGGATATTAATATTGGTAAGAACATTGGGGCTATCCTGCAAACTGATCAGGCAGAGGCTGATAAAAGTATTGCGCAGGCTAAAGCAGAAGAAAGACGTGCAATGGCAGTTGCACAAGAACAGGAAATGCTTGCACGGGTACAAGAAATGCGTGCTTCAGTTGTTGAAGCGGAGGCAGATGTACCTAGAGCATTGGCTGAAGCATTACGCTCAGGAAACCTTGGTGTCATGGATTATATGAACTATAAAAATATTGATGCGGATACAGATATGCGTGATACAATTGGCAAACTTTCAGAAGACAACGATGACAATGAAAAATAA
- the yqfC gene encoding sporulation protein YqfC codes for MTKKHQRFLPWVMNQFALPSDIVSDLPRMTVLGQLHVYIENHQGLVVYSETELTVKTHTGMIRIQGTDFVLKMMLPQELLLEGKINDVSYITS; via the coding sequence TTGACAAAAAAACATCAACGATTCCTACCTTGGGTTATGAACCAATTTGCTCTTCCTTCTGATATAGTTTCCGACTTACCACGAATGACTGTATTAGGTCAACTTCATGTGTATATAGAGAATCATCAAGGATTAGTCGTCTATTCAGAAACCGAACTGACTGTAAAAACACACACTGGCATGATTAGAATTCAAGGAACTGATTTTGTGTTGAAAATGATGCTGCCGCAGGAACTATTACTAGAAGGAAAAATTAACGATGTATCATATATTACCAGCTAA